The following coding sequences are from one Halobacteriovorax sp. JY17 window:
- a CDS encoding vWA domain-containing protein: MGSKREINAFNISFLDLLSGALGAVIILFVAVPKAKQEKKLPKPPSQERELLAKNQSLKAKIKSLEIKLANIDKKTPPELVVEPPKEIVKAEVVQEVKEGILDVDVGFKFKGKKIVFLVDVSGSMKTLDKMGQVKAGLKMLITSMPREFEIDVIQFPGKNKANYYSLWSYTQKLGENQKKEVYRFLNQLRPNGATPTRSVLNYAMTRYSDVTDIVLLSDGAPTGSNSSKYEDIDDILQEVRKNNYKKIQINTIGVGAAFSMNSSTKASVFLRELAKESGGFFYGF, from the coding sequence ATGGGTTCTAAGAGAGAAATTAATGCATTCAATATTTCTTTTCTAGATCTTCTCTCTGGTGCTCTGGGTGCCGTGATTATTCTCTTCGTTGCTGTCCCCAAAGCAAAACAAGAGAAAAAACTTCCAAAGCCCCCATCACAAGAAAGAGAACTTCTGGCAAAGAATCAATCCTTGAAGGCTAAAATTAAATCTCTCGAAATAAAGCTCGCCAATATTGACAAGAAAACACCTCCTGAATTAGTTGTAGAGCCTCCTAAAGAAATTGTTAAAGCTGAAGTCGTCCAAGAGGTAAAAGAGGGAATACTAGATGTTGATGTTGGATTCAAATTTAAAGGTAAGAAAATAGTTTTTCTAGTTGATGTATCTGGTTCAATGAAAACCCTCGATAAAATGGGACAAGTAAAGGCCGGACTAAAAATGCTTATTACTTCTATGCCTAGAGAATTTGAAATTGATGTCATTCAATTTCCAGGAAAGAATAAAGCAAATTACTACTCTCTTTGGAGCTATACTCAAAAGCTTGGAGAAAATCAAAAGAAAGAGGTCTATAGATTTCTTAATCAATTAAGGCCTAACGGGGCAACTCCAACTAGAAGTGTCCTAAATTACGCGATGACAAGATACTCTGATGTGACAGATATAGTTCTTCTCTCCGACGGAGCCCCTACGGGTTCAAATTCAAGTAAGTATGAAGATATTGACGACATCTTACAAGAGGTCCGAAAGAATAATTACAAGAAGATTCAAATTAATACAATCGGTGTAGGTGCCGCCTTCTCAATGAATTCTAGCACCAAGGCTTCAGTCTTTCTAAGAGAGCTTGCCAAAGAATCAGGCGGATTCTTTTATGGCTTCTAA
- a CDS encoding MotA/TolQ/ExbB proton channel family protein, which yields MEKYLILKDFMKINEKLIDLTKAATISILFTFCMAIGFHFTSDSIVHRFFILLGGDFLGGGYIQCFTYIAFFWAFFEIRDLLKKIVKENKAFKVKLLPTEEKHLILPAEVSDIHLKVTSLDKRKELLLFKMITKACLKFRATKSIPEMIEIISIQTDINKELSESDQSNIRYLTWVIPSIGFVGTVLGISQALMIANSGDMNLITATLGVAFDTTLVSLLLSIIIMWYYHSLQKELDLLHAKIKDHVIENLINRIEIE from the coding sequence ATGGAAAAGTATCTAATACTTAAGGATTTTATGAAAATTAATGAAAAGCTTATTGATTTAACGAAAGCTGCGACAATATCAATTCTCTTTACTTTCTGTATGGCCATCGGATTTCACTTCACTAGTGATAGTATCGTTCACAGATTCTTTATTCTTCTAGGAGGAGACTTTCTAGGCGGAGGCTATATTCAATGCTTCACCTATATTGCATTCTTTTGGGCCTTCTTTGAAATACGAGATCTATTAAAGAAAATTGTAAAAGAGAATAAGGCCTTTAAAGTTAAATTACTTCCAACGGAAGAAAAGCATTTAATTCTTCCGGCCGAAGTTAGTGATATTCATTTAAAAGTAACTTCACTAGATAAGAGAAAAGAGTTACTACTTTTTAAAATGATCACGAAGGCCTGTCTTAAATTTAGAGCAACAAAGTCAATTCCAGAAATGATCGAAATAATTAGTATTCAAACAGACATCAATAAAGAGCTATCAGAGTCTGATCAATCAAATATTAGATACCTTACTTGGGTTATCCCATCGATTGGTTTTGTAGGAACTGTTCTTGGAATTTCACAGGCCCTAATGATAGCGAATAGTGGTGATATGAACCTCATTACTGCAACATTAGGAGTCGCCTTCGACACAACACTTGTGAGCCTTCTCCTAAGTATTATCATCATGTGGTATTACCATAGCTTACAAAAGGAACTTGACCTACTACACGCAAAAATCAAAGACCACGTAATAGAAAATTTAATCAATAGAATTGAGATTGAATAA
- a CDS encoding DEAD/DEAH box helicase — protein MVSNLVSFSNKCAYYFNNNQKKIGESLLSSKLVRISHSQANEIKAYTLGEKIHNISLEWIQFKSYQATKASCDCNEFQITEACPHLWATILAANSELFPELGQSLQKVEFISSFTDTNIDPFKRHGSDILHKLDEAFEKQRLDFETKYSLEEEKEKSLGFKIFEKYPMQEGFLRIEFTVDGRIVQVTDKLIDTLTSSDRGLVEIFRRMTTIHSKTYWQRKNIRGKNSFFEIPIESIDYLLPLVSKSSLVDSGDRKLNFNIKESLVAHSKLDDSTDWNFVPFFNLNGEVLEIGEVTIISGIDLAIFKGSILKVNYRGLKPLFTEFLEGKTSFKKEELQKKDLKSFISKHPTLANLEIPKSIKIDREEVDPIIRMNLDISSGPLGPIIWAQIICTFEENWHSPLSPLPLNQVDQRILRVKNTLKEEELLVSIAEILNLNLANKDFSRKIEISADNFNDKIEKLINLKIEVYAKNKRVSVPKSMGITLKTEDDWFEVKSNLEFDEESFHTPKILAMAKDSQALIPLKNGTLGLAPLDWLRKHLRLEHMSYIADEKLMIAKDHVLYMDLLFEEKLLKTDTPSYSILLEKLKHAKEAPLLNIPKTFTGTLRDYQREGVQWLNFIDSLSLGGCLADEMGLGKTIQILCHLEILRIQGRTKHLIIVPKSLIHNWRKEAAKFCPEIKTVIYEGQRDSRVKLLEEDFDIMFCTYGITRNDYEILKDTRFDTIILDEAQHIKNESSLTSKSVLLLNSRSRFIVTGTPIENSLSELFTLFRFLSPKVFNQQKISKENLTDGNESVVENILKGLRPLILRRLKSDVLRDLPEKYESILPVVLSEDQNKIYNELKEHYRTKLMDKVQKVGIKKSKVHILEALLRLRQAACHPGLINPIYKDSESSKLEILIEKLKVIAKSGEKALVFSQFTKFLKIVQERLQLEGIEFSYLDGQTNNREEVIDEFKENPKKTAFLISLKAGGYGLNLTEAKYCFLLDPWWNPAVEGQAIDRIHRIGQKSEVYAIKLLSENTVEEKIVEMQKRKKKLIDNLFFSNSTVLKDIDSSDLVFLFS, from the coding sequence ATGGTATCAAATCTTGTGAGTTTTTCTAATAAATGTGCCTATTACTTCAACAATAATCAAAAAAAAATTGGTGAATCACTCCTGTCTAGCAAATTAGTACGTATTTCTCACTCACAGGCCAATGAAATCAAGGCCTATACTCTCGGGGAGAAGATTCATAATATCTCCCTTGAATGGATACAGTTTAAGTCCTATCAGGCCACCAAGGCCAGTTGTGATTGCAATGAATTTCAAATAACCGAGGCTTGCCCTCATCTATGGGCAACTATTCTCGCAGCAAATAGTGAGCTCTTCCCAGAGCTTGGACAAAGCCTTCAAAAAGTCGAGTTTATTAGCTCTTTTACTGATACTAATATTGATCCTTTTAAAAGACACGGCTCTGATATTCTCCACAAATTAGATGAAGCCTTTGAGAAACAGAGACTAGACTTTGAGACAAAGTATTCACTGGAAGAAGAAAAGGAAAAGTCATTAGGCTTTAAGATTTTTGAAAAATATCCAATGCAAGAGGGTTTCCTTAGAATTGAATTCACAGTTGATGGAAGAATTGTTCAAGTAACAGATAAGCTCATTGATACGCTTACAAGTTCCGATAGAGGGCTTGTTGAAATTTTCAGACGTATGACCACAATTCACTCTAAGACATATTGGCAGAGAAAAAATATTCGTGGAAAGAATTCATTCTTTGAAATTCCTATAGAAAGTATAGACTACCTACTTCCTCTTGTGAGCAAGTCTTCTCTAGTTGATTCAGGTGACAGAAAGCTTAACTTTAATATTAAAGAAAGCTTAGTTGCTCACAGTAAACTCGATGATTCAACTGATTGGAATTTTGTTCCTTTCTTTAACCTAAACGGAGAAGTTCTAGAAATAGGAGAAGTAACAATCATCTCTGGAATTGACCTCGCTATTTTCAAAGGCTCAATTTTAAAAGTCAACTATAGAGGTTTAAAACCATTATTTACTGAATTTTTAGAGGGCAAAACCAGCTTCAAAAAAGAAGAGCTCCAAAAGAAAGATCTAAAGAGTTTTATTTCAAAGCACCCGACTCTCGCTAATCTTGAGATACCTAAGAGTATAAAAATTGACCGAGAGGAAGTAGACCCAATAATAAGAATGAACCTTGATATATCCTCAGGTCCTCTAGGTCCTATTATATGGGCACAGATCATTTGTACCTTTGAAGAGAATTGGCACTCACCACTAAGCCCTCTCCCTTTAAATCAGGTAGATCAAAGAATACTAAGAGTAAAGAATACCCTAAAAGAAGAAGAGCTTCTTGTGAGCATTGCAGAAATTTTAAATCTCAATCTTGCCAATAAAGACTTTAGTAGAAAAATTGAAATATCTGCTGATAACTTCAATGATAAGATTGAAAAACTCATAAACTTAAAAATCGAAGTCTATGCTAAGAATAAGAGAGTTTCCGTTCCAAAGAGTATGGGAATAACTTTAAAAACTGAAGATGATTGGTTTGAAGTTAAATCAAACTTAGAGTTCGATGAAGAAAGTTTTCATACACCAAAAATACTTGCCATGGCAAAAGATTCACAAGCACTTATTCCTCTAAAAAATGGAACATTAGGACTTGCTCCCCTTGATTGGCTAAGAAAACATTTAAGACTCGAACATATGAGCTATATAGCAGATGAGAAATTAATGATCGCAAAGGATCATGTTCTCTATATGGATTTATTATTTGAAGAGAAGCTTCTTAAAACTGATACTCCAAGCTATAGTATTCTCTTAGAAAAACTCAAGCACGCAAAAGAAGCTCCCCTCTTAAATATTCCTAAAACATTTACTGGAACTTTGAGAGATTATCAAAGAGAAGGTGTTCAGTGGCTAAATTTCATTGACTCTCTCTCACTCGGAGGCTGCCTTGCTGATGAAATGGGGCTTGGTAAAACAATTCAAATACTTTGTCATCTTGAAATACTAAGAATACAAGGAAGGACAAAGCATCTCATTATTGTTCCAAAATCTCTAATTCACAATTGGAGAAAAGAAGCTGCAAAATTTTGCCCCGAAATAAAAACTGTGATTTACGAGGGACAAAGAGACTCAAGAGTTAAACTTCTCGAAGAAGACTTCGATATAATGTTCTGTACTTATGGAATCACAAGGAATGACTACGAAATCTTAAAAGATACAAGGTTTGATACAATTATTCTAGATGAGGCTCAACACATAAAGAATGAGAGCTCTCTAACTTCTAAGAGCGTTCTCTTACTTAATTCTAGAAGTCGATTCATTGTAACGGGAACACCTATTGAGAATAGTTTAAGTGAACTCTTCACTCTCTTTAGGTTCTTATCCCCTAAAGTCTTTAACCAGCAAAAAATTTCTAAAGAAAATCTAACAGACGGAAATGAGAGCGTTGTTGAAAATATTTTAAAAGGTCTAAGACCGCTAATACTTAGAAGATTAAAATCTGATGTTCTAAGAGATCTTCCTGAGAAGTATGAGTCAATTCTTCCTGTCGTTCTCTCTGAAGATCAGAATAAAATCTACAATGAATTAAAAGAACATTATCGAACCAAATTGATGGATAAAGTTCAAAAGGTTGGCATTAAAAAAAGTAAAGTTCATATTTTAGAGGCGCTACTAAGACTTAGACAAGCAGCTTGCCATCCAGGACTCATCAATCCTATTTACAAGGACAGCGAAAGTTCTAAACTTGAGATTTTAATTGAAAAGCTCAAAGTTATTGCAAAGTCTGGAGAAAAAGCCCTCGTCTTTAGTCAATTCACAAAGTTTCTAAAAATTGTTCAAGAAAGACTTCAATTAGAAGGAATCGAATTCTCCTACTTAGATGGTCAGACCAATAATAGAGAAGAAGTTATAGATGAATTCAAAGAAAATCCTAAGAAGACGGCCTTTCTCATCTCACTTAAAGCGGGAGGATACGGACTTAACCTAACAGAGGCCAAATACTGTTTTCTTCTAGACCCTTGGTGGAATCCAGCAGTTGAAGGCCAAGCAATCGACAGAATTCACAGAATTGGTCAAAAAAGCGAAGTCTACGCCATAAAACTTCTCAGCGAGAATACAGTTGAAGAAAAAATCGTCGAAATGCAAAAGAGAAAGAAGAAGCTCATAGATAATCTCTTCTTCTCAAATTCAACAGTACTAAAGGATATAGATTCAAGTGATCTTGTCTTTCTCTTTTCCTAA
- a CDS encoding acyl-CoA thioesterase yields MSNNTAMGELSLRTLAMPADTNPNGDIFGGWLMSQMDIAGSIFAMKHCGGRVVTVAVDSMVFHSPVHVGDIVCCYSELIKQGNTSLTIKIEVFVVKRFQDIRTKVTEGQFTYVRIDERGKPTAIDKLRNS; encoded by the coding sequence ATGTCAAATAATACAGCGATGGGCGAATTATCATTAAGAACACTAGCAATGCCGGCAGATACAAATCCAAATGGAGATATCTTTGGTGGTTGGCTAATGTCCCAAATGGATATTGCAGGAAGTATCTTTGCTATGAAGCATTGCGGCGGAAGAGTCGTCACAGTGGCCGTCGATTCTATGGTTTTCCATTCTCCAGTTCATGTTGGGGATATAGTTTGTTGCTACTCGGAACTTATTAAACAGGGAAATACTTCGCTTACAATTAAAATTGAAGTTTTCGTTGTAAAGAGATTCCAAGATATACGAACGAAGGTTACTGAAGGACAATTTACTTACGTGAGAATTGATGAACGTGGAAAGCCGACGGCAATTGATAAATTAAGGAATTCATAA
- a CDS encoding ABC transporter ATP-binding protein yields MIIAENISKKYGSHIALKNVSLNVKRGEVFALLGPNGAGKTTFVKALLGLVNLSEGKILLADREVSDPKSREGVGYLPEKFSFHHYYTVYGCVEFFGKMNGFSGSDLRERTLSALDKVGINDLAMKKLDEISKGQMQRTGIATLLVADNQLIILDEPFSGLDPMAIKELKDIIAGLAKDDEKTVFINSHILSEMEKICDSMAILNKGELIVSGKISELIQSESLEEYFYKLVKES; encoded by the coding sequence ATGATTATTGCAGAAAATATTTCAAAGAAATATGGAAGTCATATTGCTCTTAAGAATGTGAGCTTAAATGTAAAAAGAGGCGAGGTCTTTGCTTTGCTTGGACCAAATGGAGCAGGGAAGACGACTTTTGTAAAAGCTCTCTTAGGACTTGTGAATTTATCTGAGGGAAAAATTCTCTTAGCAGATAGGGAAGTAAGTGATCCTAAAAGTCGTGAAGGAGTGGGCTACTTACCTGAGAAATTTTCTTTTCATCACTACTACACTGTCTATGGTTGCGTGGAATTCTTTGGAAAAATGAACGGCTTTAGTGGAAGTGATTTACGAGAGCGTACTCTCTCTGCTTTAGATAAAGTAGGAATAAACGACCTTGCAATGAAGAAATTAGATGAAATCTCTAAAGGGCAGATGCAAAGAACTGGGATTGCGACTCTATTAGTTGCAGACAATCAATTAATTATTCTGGATGAACCTTTTTCAGGGCTTGATCCAATGGCAATAAAAGAGCTTAAGGATATTATTGCTGGACTTGCAAAGGATGATGAAAAAACTGTTTTCATCAACTCTCATATCCTCTCAGAAATGGAAAAAATCTGTGACTCAATGGCAATTCTAAATAAGGGAGAACTCATTGTAAGTGGTAAAATTTCAGAGCTTATTCAGAGTGAAAGTTTAGAGGAATACTTTTATAAATTAGTAAAGGAAAGTTAA
- a CDS encoding DUF2914 domain-containing protein has product MKFIQKSKDFHQKYPNLLIAIFFISGFLFDVATLGQVDEFGNFLGHTIYLSLLILSYVYLEKEYKKSWLQKFSEYQRDIFHFLAGGLLSGFAIFFFKSSSLSSSGIFIVIVLLILLANESPLFQARGSLIKLTLVQFCISAYFIIYIPVLIGFIGSFIFFLTITLAAITLPILLQRLKHPATNESKIISAAMSVFLIIGYFTNILPPVPLSVKEIGVYHKIVKLENSYNLYSESSFTNFFGFSDTSFKAQPGDSVYVFARVFAPKGLSEKLYIQWEKWDKIWKISDRIPLSIQGGNTWGYRAYAYKKNYTNGFWRAKVMSSDNREIGRVDFSISSVPEKKREWTIDVKD; this is encoded by the coding sequence ATGAAATTTATCCAAAAGAGCAAAGACTTTCACCAGAAATACCCGAACTTATTGATCGCCATTTTCTTCATATCAGGATTTCTCTTCGATGTGGCCACACTTGGACAAGTTGATGAATTTGGAAACTTCCTAGGTCACACTATCTACTTGTCACTCCTTATTCTAAGTTATGTCTACCTTGAGAAAGAGTACAAGAAGTCTTGGCTTCAGAAGTTTTCAGAATATCAAAGAGATATTTTTCATTTTCTAGCGGGAGGGCTATTGAGTGGTTTTGCTATTTTCTTTTTTAAGAGTAGCTCTCTTTCTAGTTCTGGAATATTCATCGTCATTGTCCTGCTGATTCTTCTTGCCAATGAATCCCCCCTCTTCCAAGCAAGAGGAAGCCTTATAAAGTTAACCCTTGTTCAATTTTGCATTAGTGCCTATTTTATAATCTATATTCCTGTACTCATTGGTTTTATAGGGAGTTTTATTTTCTTTTTAACAATTACTCTCGCGGCGATAACTCTTCCAATCCTCTTGCAAAGACTAAAACATCCAGCGACTAACGAATCTAAAATTATTTCAGCTGCTATGAGTGTTTTTTTAATCATTGGTTACTTTACTAATATTCTCCCTCCTGTTCCTCTCAGTGTGAAGGAAATTGGCGTCTATCATAAAATTGTAAAACTAGAAAATTCTTATAATCTCTACAGTGAAAGCTCTTTTACCAACTTCTTTGGTTTTAGTGACACAAGCTTTAAGGCCCAACCGGGCGACAGCGTCTACGTCTTTGCAAGAGTATTCGCCCCTAAAGGACTTAGTGAGAAGCTCTATATTCAATGGGAGAAGTGGGACAAGATTTGGAAAATAAGTGACCGCATTCCTCTTTCCATTCAGGGGGGCAATACTTGGGGTTACAGGGCCTATGCTTACAAGAAGAATTACACCAATGGTTTCTGGAGAGCAAAGGTCATGAGCTCAGATAATAGAGAAATTGGAAGAGTAGATTTCTCGATTAGCTCTGTTCCTGAGAAAAAACGAGAGTGGACAATAGACGTGAAAGACTAG
- a CDS encoding MipA/OmpV family protein — protein MKKLILIIILFSQTLFAQERSTYSFSLGGGVAFKQNIRNDNQYDKSDKNTEIRAIPMAQIKLGPVSIAGPNVKVDLPSYKFISPYIAVKRSGERYYGPGMDWRKDSWFVEAGLNVMMFKLSYSRDVQSRSHGEVIDLAYNGRFFLGPVILNYTFSHSFYDRKFTNYYYGVKTNEVTTTRPFYSPGASGTNSFALSPIWLINKNWSWFNSAKATFLESEIKDSPTVARDWYLTMVSGITYRFN, from the coding sequence ATGAAAAAATTGATCTTAATTATCATCTTATTTTCGCAGACACTATTCGCTCAGGAGAGGTCTACTTATTCTTTTTCTCTCGGAGGCGGAGTCGCCTTTAAACAAAATATTAGAAATGATAATCAATATGATAAATCAGATAAGAATACTGAGATACGTGCTATCCCAATGGCACAGATAAAATTAGGTCCAGTCTCCATTGCAGGTCCCAATGTAAAAGTTGATCTTCCAAGCTATAAATTTATCTCTCCCTATATCGCAGTGAAGAGATCTGGAGAGAGATACTATGGTCCAGGTATGGATTGGAGAAAAGACTCATGGTTTGTAGAGGCAGGACTTAATGTCATGATGTTCAAACTCTCCTACTCTAGAGATGTACAAAGTCGCTCCCACGGAGAAGTCATTGATCTTGCCTATAATGGAAGATTTTTTCTTGGACCGGTTATCTTAAACTATACTTTCTCTCACTCATTTTATGACCGAAAATTTACTAATTACTACTATGGTGTAAAGACAAACGAAGTGACGACAACTCGCCCTTTCTATTCACCTGGAGCAAGTGGAACAAATAGCTTTGCCCTAAGCCCCATATGGCTCATCAATAAGAATTGGAGTTGGTTCAACTCAGCAAAGGCAACTTTCTTAGAAAGTGAAATCAAAGACTCTCCAACTGTCGCTAGAGATTGGTACTTAACAATGGTTTCCGGAATTACTTATCGATTTAATTAG
- a CDS encoding glycerophosphodiester phosphodiesterase family protein yields the protein MFSDTRMLGHRGAKGERPENTIDGIKYALDLGLSAIEIDIHLSADNRLVVIHDDTLDRTTNGTGLVREASSVDMRELDAGNGERIPYLEEVLDLLNDYSFTLFIEVKAVGCEKLLTTLISEREIHQKIIVKSFNHRIIKKVKEIDPKIRTACLLYGLPVNAVNIIENARADGISISVSTVDQALVELCHHHNYKVTVWNVNKVEELEAFVQMGVDFIGTDFPSIVTLPR from the coding sequence TTGTTTAGCGATACAAGAATGCTTGGACATAGAGGCGCAAAGGGTGAAAGACCTGAGAATACAATTGATGGTATTAAATACGCTTTAGATCTTGGACTTAGTGCTATTGAGATTGATATTCACTTAAGTGCTGATAATCGACTCGTTGTCATTCACGATGATACTTTAGATCGGACAACGAATGGGACGGGACTTGTTAGAGAGGCCTCTAGTGTAGACATGAGAGAGCTAGACGCTGGAAATGGAGAGAGGATTCCTTATCTTGAAGAAGTTTTAGATCTTTTAAATGATTATTCTTTTACTCTCTTTATAGAAGTTAAAGCAGTTGGTTGTGAGAAATTATTAACTACATTAATTAGTGAAAGAGAGATTCATCAAAAGATAATTGTTAAGTCTTTTAATCATAGGATCATAAAGAAAGTAAAAGAGATCGATCCAAAAATAAGAACAGCTTGTCTTCTTTATGGACTTCCTGTGAATGCTGTAAATATCATTGAGAATGCAAGAGCTGATGGGATTTCAATTTCTGTTTCAACTGTAGACCAGGCTCTAGTTGAACTCTGTCATCATCATAATTATAAAGTGACAGTTTGGAACGTGAATAAGGTTGAAGAGCTAGAGGCATTCGTTCAAATGGGCGTGGATTTTATCGGAACGGACTTTCCATCAATTGTTACTCTGCCGCGATAA
- a CDS encoding HAMP domain-containing sensor histidine kinase, giving the protein MEDITVESIKEEVWKKKATLFGIGVATVVLFIRFLTETLFVQSNSKSYYITLFSAFVFLCLYLYVKKAKKYENAVFYTLIFSFTFIFSRASLTGGFSSPAMAWYPVVPIISSFILTRKHTYIICAISVFSIILTSQFSLVDHLHMTAEILNTASKILIYSSVILISTTFCLTHEKKRSEMRKKLDEQRINILSSSRNTELGELASSIAHEINNPLTVVKVKARKLKSLKQDDAEVRDLIEKIINMTERIGKIVKSMKNLSKSQIDEKTIARETFSYIFESVLTLCETKMKYSNIQFKLVNKVENMDQYQIPIQLGHVILNIVNNAYDAVLEVDKKWIEINIRKIDALLEFRISDSGQGIQSTEVDKIFNPFYTDKSHRTGLGLSISKNNISNLGGELSLDTSVEATTFVITIPAITVKNLSNMPKVG; this is encoded by the coding sequence ATGGAAGACATAACAGTAGAATCAATCAAAGAAGAAGTTTGGAAGAAGAAAGCGACCCTATTTGGAATAGGTGTGGCAACTGTCGTTCTCTTCATCAGGTTTCTAACTGAGACGCTCTTTGTACAGTCTAATTCAAAATCCTATTATATCACCCTTTTTTCTGCATTTGTTTTTCTTTGCCTATATCTCTATGTGAAAAAAGCAAAAAAATATGAAAATGCCGTCTTCTACACTTTAATCTTCTCCTTCACTTTTATTTTCTCTAGAGCAAGTCTAACTGGAGGTTTCTCTTCTCCCGCCATGGCATGGTATCCAGTTGTTCCAATAATTTCTTCCTTTATACTTACAAGAAAACATACGTATATTATTTGTGCCATATCAGTATTCTCAATCATTCTAACGTCTCAATTCTCTCTTGTTGATCATCTTCATATGACAGCAGAAATACTCAATACTGCTTCTAAAATACTTATCTATTCATCAGTTATTCTTATAAGTACTACCTTCTGTCTTACCCATGAAAAAAAGAGAAGCGAAATGAGAAAGAAGTTAGATGAGCAGAGAATTAATATTCTTAGCTCTTCTAGAAATACAGAACTTGGGGAGCTCGCTTCCAGCATTGCCCATGAAATCAATAATCCTCTTACTGTTGTAAAAGTGAAGGCAAGAAAACTAAAATCACTTAAGCAAGATGATGCTGAAGTAAGAGACTTAATAGAGAAAATAATTAATATGACCGAGAGAATTGGTAAGATTGTAAAATCAATGAAGAATTTATCTAAATCTCAAATTGATGAAAAGACAATCGCTAGAGAAACTTTCTCTTATATATTTGAGAGCGTTCTTACTCTATGTGAAACAAAGATGAAGTATTCCAATATTCAATTCAAGTTGGTTAATAAAGTTGAGAATATGGATCAATATCAAATCCCAATTCAGCTCGGGCATGTCATTTTAAATATAGTGAATAATGCCTATGACGCTGTCTTAGAAGTCGACAAGAAGTGGATAGAAATTAATATTAGAAAAATTGATGCCCTACTTGAATTTAGAATTAGTGATAGTGGACAAGGAATACAAAGTACAGAAGTAGATAAGATATTCAATCCTTTCTATACAGACAAGTCTCATAGAACAGGTCTAGGACTTAGTATTAGTAAGAATAATATCTCAAATCTTGGCGGCGAGCTCTCGCTGGATACTAGTGTAGAGGCAACGACTTTTGTTATAACAATCCCCGCTATTACAGTGAAAAATCTAAGCAATATGCCTAAGGTTGGATAA